Proteins found in one Nocardia brasiliensis ATCC 700358 genomic segment:
- a CDS encoding cold shock domain-containing protein, with translation MSDRGVVREWRVEEGWGVIDAPSVPGGCWVSFAALKFERRNLDNGQRVEFEWEPAEQDGYDFRAVRVWPEGAAPVEPQTRQAGQGMTMAAWDIDPITNQRHQIDE, from the coding sequence ATGAGTGACCGGGGCGTCGTCCGGGAGTGGCGTGTCGAGGAGGGGTGGGGTGTCATTGATGCTCCGAGCGTTCCAGGTGGATGCTGGGTCTCGTTCGCCGCGTTGAAGTTCGAGCGTCGAAACCTCGACAACGGTCAACGGGTGGAATTCGAGTGGGAGCCTGCCGAACAGGACGGGTATGACTTTCGTGCCGTGCGGGTCTGGCCCGAGGGTGCCGCACCCGTCGAACCACAGACCCGGCAGGCAGGCCAAGGCATGACCATGGCCGCCTGGGATATCGATCCCATCACCAACCAGCGACACCAGATAGACGAATAG
- a CDS encoding methyltransferase, with translation MLIRTPGVYRPQTDTWLLATALADAALPPGGRVVDVCSGTGALAVRAGLAGAAAVTAIDISRAASMSTWLNCRLHGIDVEILRGDFETALANREFDLLLANPP, from the coding sequence ATGTTGATACGCACGCCCGGTGTCTACCGGCCACAGACCGATACCTGGCTCCTCGCCACCGCGCTGGCCGATGCCGCGCTGCCACCGGGGGGCCGGGTGGTGGACGTCTGTAGCGGCACCGGCGCGCTGGCGGTCCGCGCGGGTCTGGCCGGCGCGGCCGCGGTCACCGCGATCGATATCTCCCGCGCGGCGAGCATGTCCACCTGGCTCAATTGCCGGCTGCACGGCATCGACGTCGAGATCCTGCGCGGCGATTTCGAAACCGCCTTGGCGAACCGGGAATTCGATCTGCTGCTGGCCAATCCCCCGTAG
- a CDS encoding alpha/beta fold hydrolase: MKIRVGEVVVHYVAHGSGRPVLVLHGGGVDHREAEACFEQAFAGMANLRRIYPDLPGMGHTAAPEKLCSADDVVGTLLGFADAVADGDAVLLAGHSAGAYIAQAMAGREPRRFAALALVCPLLLGIRDVPEHRVIAGSGDIGNDDFRSYFVIQTPEMLQRYERYVAPAVELVDAAAAERIGQRWAITADGTSPYPGPTMIVAGRLDSTVGYRAAIDALEHYPRASLAVIDDAGHALPHEQPEVLRALLTEWVARVEGAN; encoded by the coding sequence GTGAAGATCCGCGTCGGTGAGGTGGTGGTCCACTACGTGGCGCACGGTAGTGGTCGGCCCGTGCTGGTGTTGCACGGCGGCGGTGTCGATCACCGGGAAGCCGAGGCCTGCTTCGAGCAGGCGTTCGCCGGTATGGCGAACCTGCGGCGTATCTATCCCGATCTGCCCGGAATGGGGCACACGGCCGCTCCCGAAAAATTGTGCAGCGCAGACGATGTGGTTGGCACGCTGCTCGGCTTCGCCGACGCGGTCGCCGACGGGGACGCCGTGCTGCTGGCGGGTCATTCGGCGGGCGCGTATATCGCGCAGGCGATGGCCGGGCGTGAACCGCGACGTTTCGCGGCGCTCGCGCTCGTGTGCCCGCTCCTGCTCGGGATCCGCGACGTGCCGGAGCATCGCGTCATCGCCGGTTCGGGCGATATCGGTAACGACGACTTCCGCAGCTACTTCGTGATCCAGACGCCGGAGATGCTGCAGCGGTACGAACGATACGTCGCACCGGCGGTGGAACTGGTCGACGCGGCGGCGGCCGAGCGCATCGGCCAACGGTGGGCGATCACGGCCGACGGGACGTCACCGTACCCAGGACCGACGATGATCGTTGCGGGGCGGCTGGATTCGACGGTCGGCTACCGCGCCGCCATCGACGCGCTCGAGCACTACCCGCGCGCCTCCTTGGCCGTGATCGATGACGCGGGACACGCGTTGCCGCACGAGCAGCCCGAGGTTCTGCGTGCCCTGCTGACCGAGTGGGTCGCCCGGGTCGAGGGCGCGAACTGA
- a CDS encoding MFS transporter gives MSASLGSAFWWLWGSSGSSNLGDGIVKVGAPLVAIQYTRSPMLVASIGVAVSLPWLCALPAGALVDRVDRRRVMLGANGTRAGLVGVLALAIVLDIGSIWLLYAVVFALGLTETIYDTAAQAILPQVVRRDQLSRANSRLFAVELTANEFVGPPLAGLLIAGGAALAFGIPAALWGLAIVALFLVPGRFRVQRTHRSTVRADINEGLRYLRRHQILRTLAVMTGGFNIATEAMMAILVLYAVGPGSAMGLAEQAYGIVLAAFAGGALGGSFVAARIERVLGRSRALAVALLSGALSVGIPAVTANPWAVGAGFFLAGVGLMLWNVIVVSLRQRIIPHRLLGRVSSSYRLVAWGSRPLGAAAGGVLAQLFGLRAVFAVMALLILSTLTGLWVVTDERITAAEREAGHA, from the coding sequence ATGAGTGCGTCACTGGGAAGCGCGTTCTGGTGGCTGTGGGGCTCGTCGGGCTCGTCGAATCTGGGGGACGGGATCGTCAAGGTCGGTGCGCCGCTGGTGGCCATCCAATACACCCGGTCGCCCATGCTGGTGGCGAGTATCGGTGTCGCGGTGAGCTTGCCGTGGCTGTGCGCGCTGCCGGCAGGGGCGTTGGTGGACCGGGTGGATCGGCGTCGAGTCATGCTCGGAGCCAACGGTACGCGGGCAGGGCTTGTCGGCGTGCTGGCGCTGGCCATCGTGCTCGATATCGGGTCGATTTGGTTGCTGTATGCGGTCGTGTTCGCCTTAGGACTCACCGAAACTATCTACGACACTGCCGCGCAAGCGATCTTGCCGCAGGTGGTGCGGCGGGACCAGCTTTCACGCGCCAACAGTCGCCTGTTCGCGGTCGAGCTGACGGCCAACGAATTCGTCGGCCCGCCCCTGGCCGGGTTGTTGATCGCGGGTGGCGCGGCATTGGCGTTCGGCATCCCGGCGGCTCTGTGGGGTCTGGCGATCGTTGCGTTGTTCCTCGTTCCCGGCCGGTTCCGGGTCCAACGGACGCATCGCAGCACCGTGCGGGCTGATATCAACGAGGGCTTGCGGTACCTGCGGCGACACCAGATCCTGCGGACCCTCGCCGTGATGACCGGGGGTTTCAACATCGCGACCGAGGCGATGATGGCCATCCTGGTGCTGTACGCGGTAGGGCCCGGGTCGGCCATGGGGTTGGCTGAGCAGGCGTACGGAATCGTCCTTGCCGCTTTCGCCGGCGGGGCACTGGGCGGCTCATTCGTCGCCGCTCGGATCGAGCGTGTGCTGGGTCGATCTCGCGCGCTAGCCGTGGCTCTCCTCAGTGGCGCGCTATCGGTTGGCATCCCAGCCGTAACCGCGAACCCCTGGGCCGTGGGCGCCGGGTTCTTCCTTGCGGGTGTTGGTCTCATGCTGTGGAACGTGATCGTAGTGTCGCTGCGGCAGCGGATCATTCCCCACCGGTTACTGGGGCGGGTCTCCAGCAGCTACCGGCTCGTCGCCTGGGGTAGTAGGCCGCTCGGTGCCGCCGCCGGGGGTGTGCTGGCCCAACTGTTCGGGTTGCGGGCGGTTTTCGCCGTCATGGCCCTGCTCATCCTGTCGACCCTGACCGGCCTGTGGGTCGTGACCGACGAGCGGATCACCGCCGCCGAACGCGAAGCCGGCCACGCCTGA
- a CDS encoding helix-turn-helix domain-containing protein — MNLDISIGALPRLNGSTAVPAGAVYGMRTGPAGLARFDGQGILVGLSPHGAYTLLGVPLSEVADTVFDLVDVLGRPAAQIVDRLAETSEWQARLALLDDVLAVRAANGPQPAPQVVWAWQRLCRSNGRVSIARLAAEVGWTRRHLLTRFREQIGLTPKTAARVLRFQQALQLLHQPGDRPPPARVAQMTGYSDQAHLIREFRALAGTTPVELTVDWPHR, encoded by the coding sequence GTGAACCTGGATATCAGTATTGGTGCGCTGCCCCGGCTGAACGGCTCGACCGCTGTGCCTGCGGGGGCGGTTTACGGTATGCGCACGGGCCCCGCCGGACTGGCCCGCTTTGATGGCCAGGGCATCTTGGTGGGACTGTCCCCGCATGGGGCGTACACGCTGCTGGGCGTACCCCTGTCGGAAGTCGCAGACACCGTGTTCGACCTGGTCGACGTATTGGGACGTCCGGCTGCACAGATAGTGGACAGGCTGGCGGAGACGTCGGAATGGCAGGCGCGCTTGGCGTTGCTCGACGATGTGCTCGCCGTCCGGGCTGCGAACGGCCCGCAGCCCGCACCACAGGTGGTCTGGGCGTGGCAGCGATTGTGCCGATCCAACGGACGTGTTTCGATCGCTCGGCTGGCCGCCGAGGTGGGCTGGACGCGGCGGCATCTGTTGACCCGGTTTCGCGAGCAGATCGGGCTGACGCCCAAGACCGCGGCACGTGTGCTCCGCTTCCAGCAAGCCCTGCAACTACTGCACCAGCCTGGGGATCGCCCGCCTCCGGCCCGCGTCGCGCAGATGACCGGCTACAGCGACCAAGCCCACCTCATCCGCGAGTTCCGCGCCCTCGCCGGCACCACACCCGTCGAGCTGACAGTCGACTGGCCTCACCGCTGA
- a CDS encoding cytochrome P450, whose translation MSTARMEVRKIPAIPLDRTSAILSYSKDRLAFLYAAARDHGPVVELWPKTFLVTGAEEVHDVLRVTNRKTAKDRDLRLRKAKEVPGSPQLADWMSTRRAVIRGMTTEILAEHATWLAIEAETLVDELAMRGCVADLPESIEGLTSRSIARFCFGSRDASAVLDASQAALDALFPIFLSTFEFPAYLKALQPREWAAGRRLRDLRRVLRKAIESPGEGGVVDVLKCNGAKEEMMINALTSILLAAHWVPAAGISWAMVELAQNPVERRLAIEAANAEWAPGGRSRTLERVIDETLRLWPPIWISDRAIEEESTCGAWTLPAHSRAVLPFWVIHRLATCFEDPERFDSRRWEGLSPPPGAYAPFSGGPRRCLGANFARVEMSTILAVLLRNLHIELEGTVVPDASSQLSPAGYKLHMRRAN comes from the coding sequence TTGTCGACGGCACGTATGGAGGTCAGGAAAATTCCGGCTATCCCGCTTGATCGAACATCCGCCATCCTTTCCTACAGCAAAGATCGGCTAGCTTTTCTCTATGCCGCTGCGCGTGACCACGGTCCCGTAGTCGAACTGTGGCCGAAAACATTCCTCGTCACCGGCGCAGAGGAAGTACATGACGTTCTACGGGTTACCAACCGTAAGACGGCAAAGGACCGCGACCTCCGTCTCCGTAAGGCGAAGGAAGTTCCAGGATCCCCACAACTCGCCGACTGGATGTCGACGCGTCGCGCGGTGATTCGGGGCATGACCACCGAGATACTCGCCGAACACGCGACCTGGCTCGCTATTGAGGCGGAAACGCTCGTGGATGAGTTGGCGATGCGCGGCTGTGTCGCAGACCTCCCCGAGTCGATCGAAGGCTTGACCTCGCGATCGATCGCGCGATTTTGCTTCGGGAGTCGCGACGCGTCTGCAGTTCTCGATGCGTCGCAGGCCGCGCTTGATGCGCTCTTCCCGATCTTTCTGAGCACGTTCGAGTTTCCGGCGTATCTGAAGGCGCTGCAGCCACGCGAGTGGGCGGCTGGTAGGCGGCTACGTGATCTGCGGCGTGTCTTGCGGAAAGCGATTGAAAGCCCCGGCGAGGGCGGGGTGGTGGACGTTCTCAAATGCAACGGCGCTAAAGAGGAGATGATGATCAACGCCCTCACCTCAATCCTGCTTGCAGCGCATTGGGTTCCAGCAGCCGGGATTTCCTGGGCGATGGTAGAACTGGCTCAGAACCCAGTCGAGCGACGGTTGGCTATTGAGGCGGCTAACGCTGAGTGGGCTCCTGGCGGGCGATCGCGCACTCTCGAGCGGGTCATCGACGAGACGCTGCGTCTCTGGCCGCCGATCTGGATCTCCGATCGCGCGATCGAAGAGGAGAGCACGTGCGGGGCTTGGACGCTTCCGGCGCACTCGCGCGCCGTCTTGCCATTCTGGGTGATCCACCGACTGGCCACCTGCTTTGAAGATCCCGAGCGCTTCGACAGTCGACGCTGGGAGGGGTTGTCTCCTCCACCCGGCGCTTATGCGCCATTCAGCGGTGGGCCTCGGCGGTGCTTGGGCGCGAATTTCGCTCGGGTCGAGATGTCGACCATCCTTGCCGTGCTGCTGAGGAACCTGCACATCGAGTTGGAGGGAACAGTCGTTCCGGATGCGAGCAGCCAATTGAGCCCGGCCGGCTACAAGCTGCACATGAGGAGGGCAAACTAA
- a CDS encoding FAD-dependent oxidoreductase: MAQTPDLHHTPVTVIGAGLGGLTLARVLHLHGIPATVYEAELSPKARAQGGLLDIHSYNGQLAVEAAALSKEFRALVLEGRQAVRVLDKHGNVLVDLPDDGTGGRPEVQRGELRQMLLDALADHTVQWGRKVSGTRALGAGKHEVTFDDGRSIVTDVLVGADGAWSRVRPLLSCATPEYVGVAYVETVMSDADTRHPAAAKLVGGGTMTAPAPGKGIHAHREKGGTLRTYAQLAKPLDWFAAIDFTDVAAATARIAREFDDWASELTALITDGDAEPVFRPLYTLPIEHRWERVPGVTLIGDAAHLSIANGEGANLAMLDGAELGKALATHPDDVEAALRKHERTMFPRSAKAAAEGVELLEHLSSDNGVQRLLETLTRQD; this comes from the coding sequence ATGGCACAGACACCCGACCTGCACCACACTCCCGTCACCGTCATCGGTGCCGGACTCGGCGGATTAACGCTGGCCCGCGTGCTGCACCTGCACGGCATACCGGCCACGGTGTACGAGGCCGAACTCTCACCGAAGGCGCGCGCGCAGGGCGGGCTGCTCGACATCCACAGCTACAACGGACAGCTCGCGGTCGAAGCGGCTGCCTTGTCGAAGGAGTTCCGTGCACTTGTTCTAGAGGGCCGTCAGGCGGTCCGAGTGCTCGACAAGCACGGGAACGTCCTGGTCGACCTGCCCGACGACGGCACGGGTGGCCGTCCCGAAGTGCAACGCGGTGAGTTACGTCAGATGCTGCTCGACGCGCTTGCGGACCACACCGTCCAGTGGGGCCGCAAAGTCAGCGGCACCCGCGCTCTCGGTGCGGGCAAGCACGAGGTGACCTTCGACGACGGCCGCAGCATCGTCACCGATGTGCTGGTCGGCGCGGACGGCGCGTGGTCCCGAGTCCGGCCGCTATTGTCTTGTGCCACACCGGAATACGTGGGTGTGGCGTACGTCGAAACCGTGATGTCGGACGCCGACACCCGGCATCCGGCCGCCGCGAAGCTGGTCGGCGGCGGGACGATGACGGCGCCGGCACCGGGCAAGGGGATCCACGCCCATCGGGAGAAAGGCGGCACTTTGCGCACGTATGCACAGCTCGCCAAGCCGCTGGACTGGTTCGCCGCCATCGATTTCACCGATGTCGCTGCGGCCACCGCGCGAATCGCGCGGGAATTCGACGACTGGGCTTCGGAACTCACGGCGTTGATCACCGACGGTGACGCTGAACCGGTCTTTCGGCCGCTCTACACGCTGCCGATCGAGCATCGCTGGGAACGGGTGCCGGGAGTGACGTTGATCGGCGACGCCGCCCACCTGTCGATCGCGAACGGCGAAGGCGCCAACCTGGCCATGCTCGATGGTGCCGAACTCGGCAAAGCCTTGGCCACACACCCTGATGATGTCGAGGCCGCGCTGCGCAAGCACGAGCGGACCATGTTTCCGCGCAGCGCGAAGGCGGCAGCCGAAGGTGTCGAACTCCTAGAGCACCTCTCCAGCGACAACGGCGTCCAGCGCCTGCTCGAAACCCTCACCCGACAGGATTGA